AGGATCACCACCCAGGTGACGAGCGGTTCGATCGACCTCGGTGCCGGCAACGACACCCTGACGCTCGGCAACTTCGTCAACACCGTCAGCGTCTCGGGGGCCGAGACGATCGTCGGCGGCGCCTCGGCCGACACGATCCTGCTCCAGGCGCAGATGGCCGGCGGCCTGATCGACCTCGGTGCCGGCAACGACACGGTGACCCTGCTCGACGGCACCAACAACACGCTGACCGTCGTCAACGTCGAGACGATCACCGGCGGGACCTCGTCGGACGTCGTCACGCTGTCCGGCAGCCTGACCGGCGCGCAGATCAACCTCGGCGCCGGCAACGACCAGTTGACGCTGGGCTCGGGCGGCGTCACCGCGACGATCACCGGCGTCGAGACCCTGGTCGGCGGCTCCGGCATCAACGTGATCACGCTCGGCAACGCGATCACGGCGGGCACCCTCGACCTCGCCGGCGGCTCCGACAAGGTGACGCTGGCGGCCGGCGGCAACACCATCACGATCGCCAACGTCGAGACTATCGTCGGTGGCTCCGGTGCCGACGTCGTCACCCTCGGCGCCTCGGCGAGCGTGGGCACCGTCGACCTCGGCGCGGGCGCCGACAGCCTGACGCTGGCGGCGGCCGGCAACACGGTGACCGTGCTCAACGTCGAGACCATCACCGGCGGCGCCGGTGCGGACCTCGTCCGGCTCGGTACCCAGGCGGCCGGCGCGGCGATCGACCTCGGCGGCGGCACCGACACCCTGGTGCTCGGCAACTTCGTCAACACCGTCACGGTGTCGAACGTCGAGACGATCACCGGCGGCAGCACCAACGACACGGTGACGCTGGGCTTCCAGTTCACCGGCGGCTCGATCGACCTCGGCGCCGGCGGCGACAAGCTGATCCTCGACGGCTCGTCGAACAACACGCTGACGATGACCAACGTCGAGACGATCACCGGCGGTGCCTCGTCCGACATCGTGACGCTGAACGGCACCATCACCGGCGGCGTCGTCGATCTCGGCCTCGGCAACGACAAGCTGACGATCACTACCGGCGCCACCGCGACGGTGACCAACGTGGAAACGGTGGTCGGCGGGTCTGCGGCGGACTTCGTGACGATCGGCTCGCAGATCACCGGCGGCACGGTCGACCTCGGCGCCGGCAACGACCGCCTCGCCCTCGGCAACTCCGCCAACACGGTCACGGTGGCCAACGTGGAGACGATCACCGGCGGCTCGGCGATCGACCTCGTCACCCTGACGACGCTGTTGAACGGGCGCGTCGACCTCGGTGACGGCGTCGACAAGCTGACCCTCGGCGACTTCGCCAACTCGGTCACGGTCGCCAACGTCGAGTCGATCGTCGGTGGTTCCGCCGCGGACCGCGTGGTGTTCTCCTCGATCGCGACCGGCTCGGTCATCGACCTCGGCGGCGGCAGCGACGTCCTGGTGCTCGGCGCCTTCGCCAACACCGTGACCGTCGCCAACGCCGAGACGATCACCGGCGGCACCTTCGGCGACACGGTGACGTTCAGCACCCAGGCCCAGGGCGTCCGGATCGACCTCGGGTCGGGCAGCGACACCCTGACGCTGGCGAGTTCGTCGGCCAACACGGCGACCGTGCTCAACGTCGAGACCCTGGTGTCCGGTGGCGGCGCCGACGTGATCACGCTGACCGGCGGGGCGCGCGACCTCGACCTCGGCGGCGGCAACGACACGCTGGTGCTCGGCGCGGCCCAGACCGCGACCGTCGTCAACGTCGAGACCGTCACGGGCTCGTCCGGCACCGACATGATCGTGCTCAGCGCGGCCTCGACGATCACCGTCTCGGGTGTCGAGAAGCTGACCGGGTCGAGCGGCAACGACAAGATCGTCAACGCCTCCGGCTCGATCACGATCAACCTCGGCGACGGCAACGACACCTTCACCGGCAGTTCGTCGGTGGAGACCATCACGGGCGGCGCCGGTGCCGACGTGTTCAACTTCACGTCGACGACGATCTCGCCGACGGGCAGCGCCGACACGATCACCGACTTCGTCTCGGGAACCGACAAGCTGAACTTCGCCGGCCTGCTGACCGGTACCTTCCAGTGGAAGGGCAGCGCGGCCCTGTCGGCCGGTGGCGGCAACAGCCAGGCCCGGTTCGACGACGCGACCGGCAAGCTGCAGGTCGACGTCAACGGCGACGGCACGGTGGACATCGAGATCAAGCTGAGCGGCTACACCGCCAGCCTCTTGAGCGCCGGCGACTTCATCTGGTCCTGATCTCCGGGACGGGATGCGAAACCGGAGGCGGCGGCATCGGAAACGATGCCGCCGCTTCGCTTTTTCCGGGATTTTCCGCCCGCTCGCCTGGACGCGAATCGGCGGATCGGGCAGCCTCGCGGGTGATTCGGACGTCGAGGCCGCGGGCCGCGCCCGGCCGTCCGGAGCCGAGGCCCCGACCGCATTGGAACCGACGTCCGTCCCCCAGAGCCCCTATGCCGCCATAGACCTCGCCGAGGGCCGGCGGCGCCACGGCGCGGGCGACCTGCCGGGGGCCGAGACGATCTACCGGGCCCTGCTCGCCGCCCGTCCCGACGACGCCGGGGTGCTGCACTTGCTCGGCGTCGTCCGGCACCAGCGCGGCCGGCCGGCCGAGGCGGTCGAGCTGATCGAGGCGGCGCTGCAGCGCGCCCCGGACCTTTCCGCCGCGTGGCAGAACATCGTGCTGCCGCTCGCCGTGCTCGGCCGTGGCGAGGACGCGCTGCGCGCCTCCGCCGAGGCGGTGCGGCGCGCGCCCGACTCCGCCGGCGCCTGGACCAACCGTGCGCTGGCGGCGCTGGTCGCCGAGAATCCCGCGCTCGCCGCCGAGGCCGCCGAGGTCTCGATCGCGCTCGATCCGGCGCAGGCGGTCGCCTGGGAGCACCTCGGCAACGCAAGGCTGCGCCAGGGTCGCGCCGACATCGCCGAGCGCCACTTCCGCCGCTCGCTCGCGATCGGCCCCGGCCGACACGACGCGCTGTTCGGGCTCGCCTCGGCGCTCGAGGAGACCGACCGGCCGAACGAGGCGGCGGTGATCTGGCGCGGCCTCGTCGAGCGCGATCCCGCCGACGTGCCGGCGCGCACCCATCTAGGCGCGGCGCTGCGCGCCGCCGGCGACGTCGCCGGCGCCGTCGCCGCCTGGGCCGACGGGCCGCGCTCGCCGGTGATCGACTACAATCTCGGCTGCGCCCGACTGCTCGCCGGCGACTGGGCCGCCGGCTGGCGCGGCTACGAGCGGCGCTGGGACGTGCCGGTGGAGCCGGTCCCGGCCAAGGTCGCCGGCCTGCCGCTCTGGACCGGCGCGGGACCGGTCGGCACGCTGCTGGTCCACCACGAGCAGGGCCTCGGCGACACGGTGCAGTTCGCCTGTCTGGTGCCGCGTCTGCTCGACCGCGTCCAGCGCGTCGTCCTCGTCTGCCAGCGCCCGCTGAAGGCGCTGATCTCGGGCATGGTGCCGATCCGGGCGGCCGGCGAGCGGGTGGTCGTGGTCGCCGACGGCGATCCGCCGCCGGCCTCGGACGCCTGGGTGGCGCTGCTGTCGCTGCCGCACCGGCTGGGTCTCCTGCCGGAGACGGTCGCCGCCCGGCCCTACGTGGTCGCCGATCCCGCCCGGGTGGCGCGCTGGCGGGCGCGGCTCGACGCCCTGCCGCCGCCGCGCGGCGCGGGGCGGCCGTTCCGGGTCGGCGTCGTCTGGCAGGGCAACCCGAAGGCACCGGTGGAGCGCGGCCGCTCCTTTCCGCTCTCGGTCCTCGCCCCGCTCGCCGCGGTGCCGGGCGTCCAGCTGATATCGTTGCAGAAGGGCGTCGGCGCCGAGCAGGTCGCGGCGGCGCCGTTCCCGGTCCACGGCCTCGGCGACGACTTCGACGCCGGGTCCGACGCCTTCCTCGACACCGTCGCCGTCGGCGCCTCGCTCGACCTCGTCGTCACCTCGTGTACCTCGACCGCCCACGTGCTGGCGGCGGCGGGCCGGCCGGTCTGGCTGATGCTGCGCGCGGTGCCGGACTGGCGCTGGGGTACCACCGGCGAGACGACGCCGTGGTATCCGACCATGCGGCTGTTCCGGCAGGCGCGCCGCGGCGACTGGGCCGAACTCGCTTCCCGTGTCGCCGAGGCGCTGCGCGCCGCCGCGGCCACCGGCGGGCGCGACGACGCCGCGCTCGCCCGCGCCTTCGACGCCGCGATCGAGCGTCACCGCGGCGGCCGTCCCGACCTCGCCATCCCCGATTACCGCCGCCGCCTCGTCGCCGCCCCCGACGACGCCCGGGCGATGAACTTCCTCGGCCTCGCCCTGCTCGAGACCGGCCGCGGCGACCCCGCGGCCGCCGCCGAAGCGGCGTCGCTGGCGCGGACCTCGGCCGCGCTCGCCGGCGGCGACCGCGACATCGTCAGCAACGCCGCGGTGGTGCTGAAGTCGCTCGGGCGCGCCGACGAGGCCGAGGCGCTGCTGAGGCGCGTGCTCGCCGCCGACCCGGCCCATCCGCCGTCGGTGCAGAACCTCGTCAACCTCCTGATCGCCAAGGGCGACGCCGGCGAGGCGGTGCGCGTCGCCAATACGGCCGCCGGCCGGACGCCACGCGAGCCGACGATCCTGAAGTCGCTCGCCGCCGCGCTGCGCGCCGTCAAGCGCCCGGCCGAGGCGGCCGCGGCGCTCCGTCTCGCGCTGGCGCAGACCCCCGACGACGTCGTCTCGCGCAACACCCTCGGCAGCGTGCTGGTGGAGGCCGGCGACGAGGCCGGCGCGCGCACCGCCTTCGAGGAGGTGCTGGAGCGCGCGCCCGACGACGTCGACGGCTTCTCCAACCTCGGCGTGGTCGAGAAGCGGCTCGCCGGGCCGGAACTGGCGATCTGGTTCTACCACCGGGCGCTCGCCCGCAACCCGCGCAACGTCGACGCCCGCGCCAACCTCGGCAGCGCCCTGGTGGAGATGGGCCGCTGGGACCTCGCCGGCGACGTCTTCCGCGCCGCCCTCCAGCTCCGCCCCGAGCATCCCGAGGCGCGGATGGCGCTCGGCATGACGCTGCTCGCCGCCGGACGCTACGAGGAGGGCTTCCGCGAATACGAGGGCCGGATCCGATCGGAGCGCCTCGGCCTCCTGACCGGGACGCCCAAGGGCGTGCCGCGCTGGCAGGGCGAGCCGATCGCGGGCCGGTCGGTGCTGGTGATCGCCGAGCAGGGCTTCGGCGACATCCTGCAATTCGTCCGCTACGCCACCGTCCTGAAGGCGATGGGGGCGAGCCGCGTCGTGGTCGGCTGCCGCGCCCGGCTCGGGCCACTGCTCGCGACCGCCGCCGGCGTCGACGCCGTCGCGGTCGAGGGCGGGCCGGTGCCGAAGGTGGACTTCCACGTTTTCGCGATGAGCCTGCCGCATCTCTGCGGCACCACCCTCGACAGCGTGCCGGCGCCGGTGCCCTATCTCGCCGCCGATCCCGAGCGGGTCACCGCCTGGGCCGAGCGGCTGGCGGCGCGGCCGGGCTTGCGGGTCGGCATCGTCTGGCAGGGCAATCCCGACCCCGGCGTCGACCGCGGCCGCTCGCTGCCGCTCGCCATGCTGGAGCCGCTGGCGGCGGTGCCCGGGGTGCGGCTGATCGCGCTCCAGAAGGGCCCCGGCTCGGAGCAGGTCGCCGCGCTCGGCGACCGCTTCGCCGTCGAGAGCCTCGGCCCCGACTTCGACGAGGGCCCGGCCGCCTTCCTCGACACCGCCGCGGTGATGGCCAACCTCGACCTCGTCGTCACCACCGACACCTCGGTGCTGCACCTCGCCGGCGCGCTCGGCCGGCCGACCTTCGCGCTGTTGAAGCGCCACGCCGAGTGGCGCTTCATGCGCGAGCGCGAGGACACGCCCTGGTATCCGACCGTTCGGCTGTTCCGCCAGACCGACGCCGAGGCCGACACGCCGGCGCCCTTCGCCGGGCCGATCCGCCGTGCCGCCGAGGCGCTGGCCGCGGTGGTGCGCGGCGACCGCATGGCGCTCCTGCCCCGGCCGGCCGGCACCCTCGCCCCGGTGCCGGCACGGCCGGTCGCCGAGCGCTTCGCGGCGGCGCTGGCCCTGCACCGGGCCGGGCAGACCGAGCGGGCGCGCGGGCTCTACGCCGCCGTGCTCGCCGACGAGCCCGGTCACGTCGAGGCCGTGCACATGCTGGGCGCCATGGCGCTGCAGACGCAGGACTGGCGCCGCGCCCTGATCCTCCTGCGCGAGGCGGGCCGGATGGGCCTCGCCAGCGCGGAATGGCGCGCCAACCTCGCCGTCGCGCTGCGCCGGACCGGCCGGACCGAGGAGGCCGCGACCCTCCTCAGGGCGCTGATCGCCGAGGAGCCGCGCGCCGAGGCCCACGCCACGCTCGGCGGCATCCTCGCCGACGACGGCCGCTTCGCCGAGGCGCTGCCGCATCTCGAGCGGGCGGTGACGCTCGACCCGCGCAATGCCCTGTTCCGGCGCAACCTCGGCAACGCGCTCCGCGAGGCCGGGCGCTACGAGCCGGCGCTGGCCGAACTCGAGCAGGCGGTGACGCTCGCCCCCGACGACGCCGAGGCGCGGATCGACCGCGCCCACGCTCGGCTGATCCTCGGCGACTACGCCGGCGGCTTCGCCGACTACGAATGGCGCTTCGGCGGCCTCGAGATGGGCCGGCGCAGCTTCGCGGTGCCGCGCTGGGACGGCTATCCCTTCCCCGGCACGCTGCTGGTGCACGGCGAGCAGGGCCTCGGCGACCACATCCAGTTCGTCCGCTTCGTGCGGATGGCGGCGGAGCGTTGCGACCGGGTGCTGCTCGAGGTGCGCCGGCCGCTGATGGGCCTGTTCGGCCACCTGCACCCGAACGTCACGGTGGTCGAACAGGGCGGCGATCTGCCGCCGTTCGACGCCGAGGTGGCGATCCTGTCGCTGCCGCACGTGCTCGGCCTCGGCCGCGACGGCCTCGGCATGGACGCGCCCTATCTCTTCGCCGAGGTGGCACGGATCGCCCGCTGGCGCGACTGGCTCGGCCGCTTCGACGGGCTCACCGTCGGCCTCGCCTGGCAGGGCAACCCGAAGGCGCGGGCCGACAAGGGCCGCTCGCCGCCGCTGGCGGCGCTGGCGCCTCTGTTCCAGGTGCCGGGCGTGCGCTTCGTCGCCTTGCAGAAGGAGCACGGCCTCGACCAGCTCGGCGCCTTTACCGGCGCGCCGATCCTGCGGCCGCCGCCGGAGTTCGACGCGGGCCCCGACGCCTTCCTCGACAGCGCCGCGGTGATGGCGGTCGCCGACCTCGTCGTCACCTCCGACACCGCGCTCGCCCATCTCGCCGGCGCCCTGGCGCGGCCGACCTTCCTGATGCTGAAGCACTCGCCGGACTGGCGCTGGCTCGCCGCCGGCGAGACCAGCCCGTGGTATCCGACGATGCGCCTCGTCCGCCAGCCGGCGCGCGGCGACTGGGCGTCGGTCGGCCGGGCGGTCGCGGCGGCGCTCGCGGCGGTGGCGACGCCATGAGCGAGGCCGTGATCAGGCCCGTGACCGGGATCGCCGGGGGGAGGGCGCCTTGAGCCGGGCCGTGCTGGAAGCCGCCTTCGCCGAGCACCGCGCCGGCCGCCTCGACGCCGCCGTCGCCGGCTACCGCGCCGTGCTCGCCGACGATCCGCGCGACGCCGACGCGCTCAACCTGCTCGCCGTCGCCCGGCGTGCGCAGGGGGCGGTCGGCGAGGCGATCGGGCTGCTCGCCCGGGCGGTCACGGTCAAGCCCGGTTTCGTCGACGCCTGGTACAACTATGGCAACGCGCTCGCCGCCGCAGGCGAGCACGGCGGCGCCGCCAACGCCTACCGGCGGGTCGTGGCGCTGGAGCCGGAGCGCGCCGCCGCCCACGCCTCGCTCGGCGTCACGCTCGCCGAGGTCGGCGACCTCGCGGGCGCGGCGGCGGCCTACGAGCGCGCGCTCGCGGTCGATCCGGAGCACGCCGTCGCCCGCCACAACCTCGGCAACCTTTTGCCCGACCTCGGCCGGCCGCACGAGGGCGCGGCGCACCTGCGCCGGGTCGCGGCGGCGCGGCCGGACCTCGCCGAGGCGCGCTACAACCTCGCCATCGCGCTGCTCCGGCTCGGCGACTACGCCACCGGCTTCCGGCTCTACGAATCGCGCTGGGACGCGCCGGGCTTCACCGGTCGGCGCTTCTACCGCCGGCTGCCGACCTGGACCGGTGCGCCGTTCCAGGGCCGCCGGTTGGTGGTCCACGCCGAGCAGGGCCTCGGCGACACGCTGCAATTCGTCCGCTTCGCGCCGCTGGTGCGCTCGCTCGGCGGCACGCTGACGCTGCAAGTGCAGTCGGGCCTCGTCCGTCTGCTCGACGGGCTCAAGGGCGCGGACGCCGTGGTCGGGGAGGGCGCCGAGGTGCCGGGCCAGGACCTCGTCGCGCCGATGATGAGCCTGCCGCACCTGCTAGGCCTGACGCTCGGGTCGATCCCGGCGCGGGTGCCCTACCTGTTCGCCGACCTCGAACGGGTGGCGCGCTGGCGCGACCGGCTGCACCCGCGGGCCGGCGAGCGGCTGGTCGCGGTCGGCTTCCGCGGCAATCCCGCCGGCTCGATCGACCGCGGCCGCAGTCTCTCCGATCCGGCGCTGCTCGCCCCGCTCGCGGCCGTGCCGGGGGTGCGGCTGATCGCGGTCAACAAGCTCGACCCGGCCGAGACCGTGGAGGTCGGCGGTGTCACCCGGCTCGCGGCGGAGATGGCGTTGGAGCATCCCGGCCCCGGCTTCGACGCCGGCCCCGACGCCTTCCTCGACACCGCCGCGATGATGGCGCTCTGCGACGGCGTGGTGACCACCGACACCTCGCTCGCCCACCTCGCCGGCGCGCTCGGCCGGCCGACCATCCTGATGGTCAAGACCAACCCGGACTGGCGCTGGATGCTCGGGCGGACCGATTCGCCGTGGTACCCGACCATGCGCCTCGTGCGCCAGGAGACCGCCGGCGACTGGGCCGGCGTGGTCGACGTCGTGGCGCGGCTGCTGGCGGAAGGGTCGTAGGGAAGGCGTTCAGAGCGAGAGCACGATGTCGCGCATGCCGCGGGCGGTGTCGGCCCAGGTGAAGCGGTGCATGGTCTCGGCGCCGGCGGCGCCGCGGCGGCGGGCGTCCTCGCGGTCGGAATAGGCCGTCTCGAGGGCGGCGACGATCTCGTCGAGGTCGCTGTCGCCCCAGCCGGGCGTGGCGCCGACGCCTGCGCCCGGGCCGCTCACCGGGTTCTGCCGCTCGAGCGCGAAGCAGTTGCCGGGCTCGATCAGGTCGAGGTGGCCGGTGTTGGCCGACAGGATGGTCGGCACGCCGCAGGCCATCGCCTCCATGGCGACGAGGTTGGTGCCGCCCTCCGAGCGGTTCGGGAACAGCGCCACGTCCATCTCGCGCAGGATCGGCGGCACGAAGGCGTTCGGCACGGCGCCGAGGTCGACGAACTGGTCGTCGCGGATGCCGCAGGCGCGCGCCCAGCCGGGGACGTCGACCTTGTCGCCGGCGTAGACCACCGGCGCGACCCGGCGCGACAGGTCGATCGCCTTGGCGAACTGGTACCACGGGCTGTGCCACGCGGTGACCAGCAGGGCGTCCGGGTGGCGCTCGGCGAAGATCCGGAAGGCGGCGAGCACGAGGTCCTGACCCTTGCGCAGCTCGAGCTTGCCGCCGGAGAACACCTTGAAGCGGTCGCCGAGGATGCCGGCGCGCGGGGCCGGGTGGAACACCGTGGGGTCGACGCCCTGGATCACGGTGCGGACGTGGTCGACGCCCCATTCGCGCAGGATGCGCTCGTTCCAGGTCGAGCCGGTGACGATCAGCGGCAGCGCGCGGGCGTTGGCGCGCGCCTGTTCCGACAGCTGCGGGATCTCGAAGAACACGACGCCGACGGTCGGTCGGCCGTTCAGGCGGACGTCGCCGGCGGCCTTCGGCACGGCGAAGTCGTTGCCGAGAGCGGCGAGCAGCGGCACGTCGACCGCGACCTCGCCGCCGGCGTAGCGCGCGATCTGGGTCTGCAGGCTGGCGGAGCCGGCGAGGAAGGGCGCGAGCTGGCGCCGCTTCAGGGCGTCCACCACCACCTGGTTCTCGTCGATCGGAAAGGAGCACAGCGGCTCGATCGCCGGATCTGCCGACCAGTTCAGGGCGAGGTTGAGGCCGTAGATGCCCCAGCCGAAGAAGCTGGAGATGCCCCAGTGGATCACCGCGCGCCGCCGCATCCGACCTTCTCCCCCGAGCGGCACCGCCGCGGGAGCCGATCACGCCGACGTTCCCGCGATCATGGTTAAACCCGCGTTAACGCGCAGCCTTTCGCCGGTCGATTCGTAAACCCGCGGTAACGCACGGTTAACCAAGCGGGTGGACACTCGCGGTCGACAAGAGGCGATCCGTGCAAGACGGCGGGGGCGGTTCGGACATGCGTGACGGCGACCCTCTCGAGGGGTCCGTGGAAGGTGGTGCGTCGGTGGACGCCGCGCTGGCCGCCTTCGCGGTGATCGCGGAGCGCCAGGGCGCGGCGCTGTCGGCGGCCCGATTGGCGGTCCGGCACGGCGTCGACGGACCGGTCGCGACCGACCGTCTCGTCCGCATCGCGGAGGCCGAGGGCTTTCGGGCGCGCGCCGCCAAGCTCGACTTCGCCCATCTCGCCGGGCTCGGCGAGGCCTATCCCGTGCTGCTGCGCCTCACCGACGGCTCGACGCTGATCGCCGAGGGCTTCGTGCGCAACGACCGCGTCGAGGCGGTGATGGTGCGCGACCCCGCCGCGCCGACCGCGCCGATGGTGGCGGTCGACGCGGTGCGTCTCGGCGCGCTCTGGGACGGCGAGACGGTGTTCTTGCGCCGGCGCCACGACGTCACCGCCGAGGACCGGCCGTTCGGCCTCGGCTGGATGGCCGGGATGGTGCTGCGCGAGCGCCGGCTGTTCCGCGACGTCGCGATCGCGGCGCTGGTGCTGTCGGTGCTGACGCTGGTGCCGCCGTTCCTCTACATGATCGTGATCGACAAGGTGCTGGTGCACCACCGCACCGAGACGCTGCTCGCCACCTTCGGCGTCGTGCTGGTGGTGCTCGGCTTCGAGACGGTGCTCGGCTACCTGCGCCGGGCCATGGTGGCGACCGCGACCCAGCGGATCGACGCCCGCATCCAGGTGCAGATGTTCGATCGTTTGGTCGGCCTGCCGATCGACTTCTTCGACCGCACCGCCACCGGCCTCGTCGCCTACAAGCTCGGCGAGGTCCGCCGGATCCGCGGCTTCCTCACCGGCCAGCTGTTCACCACGCTGCTCGACGCCACCACGCTCGTGGTGCTGATTCCGGCGATGATCCTGCTCGACGCCACGCTCGCCGCCTTCGTGATCGCGGTGTCGCTGGTGATGGCGGTGATCGTGTTCCTCTACATCCGCCCGATGGCGGGGGCCTACCAGCGCGTGCTCGAGACCGAGCACAAGAAGAACGCCTTCCTGATCGAGGCGATCCACGGCGCCCGCACGGTCAAGTCGCTGGCGCTCGAGACCCGCAAGCGGCGCGAATGGGACGTCCGCGTCGCCGCCTCGGTGCGGGCGCAGACGGCGCTGCAGAACCTCGCCAACCAGCCGCAGACCCTGCTCGCCCCGCTCGAACGGCTGATCTACGCCGGCTCGCTCGCCCTCGGCGGCTGGATGGCGATCCACGACGACAAGGCGATGTTCGCCGGCACGTTGGTCGCCTTCACGATGATCGCGACCCGCGCGACCCAGCCGATCGTGCAGATCGCCGCGCTGATGCAGCAGGTCCAGGAGGTCCGCGGCGCGGTCGCCCAGGTCGCCTCGGTAGTCAACGTCGCGCCCGAGCCGCGCCGGTCCGGCGGGGCGCGGCCCGAGATGTCGGGCGAGATCTCGTTCACGGACGTGCGCTTCTTCTACCCCGACGCCCGCACGCCGGCGCTCGACGGCGTCTCCTTCGCGATCGAGCCGGGCACGGTGGTCGGCATCATGGGCCGCTCCGGCTCGGGCAAGACCACGGTGACGCGGCTGCTGCAGGGCCTGCACCAGGGCTACGAGGGTCTCGTCAAGTTCGACGGCGTCGAGCTGCGCGAGATCGACCTCGACCACCTGCGCTCCAAGATGGGTGTCGTCCTCCAGGAGAGCTTCCTGTTCCAGGGCTCGATCCGCGACAACATCCTCGCCGCCGCCCCCGACGCCGGGGTGCAGGCGATGATCGACGCGGCCCGGCTCGCCGGCGCCGAGGAGTTCGTCGAGCGGCTGCCGCGCAGCTACGACACGCCGATCGAGGAGAACGGCTCCAACCTCTCCGGCGGCCAGCGCCAGCGCCTCGCGATCGCCCGCGCCCTCGTCACCGATCCGCCGATCCTGGTGTTCGACGAGGCGACCAGCGCGCTCGATCCGGAGAGCGAGGCGATCGTCAACGCCAACCTGCGCCGGATCGCGCACGGACGCACGGTGATCGTGATCTCGCACCGCCTGACCTCGCTGGTCGACTGCGACCAGATCCTGGTGATGGACAAGGGGCGGGTGATCGACGCCGGCCGCCACGGCGACCTCCTCGCCCGCTCCGACGTCTATCGTCACCTGTGGTTCCAGCAGAACCGTCACCTTTCCCGGGACGACGCCGATGACCACGGTCACGCGACCGCGCACGCGCGCGGCTGACGCCGCCGCGCTCGCGGCCATCACCGACTTCCAGTCCGATACCGCCGAGATCATCGCGGAGAAGGTGCCGCTCGTCACGCGGATCACCCTGCACGTGATCGCGCTGATGGTGGCGACCGCGATCGCGCTCGCCACCGTGGTGCCGATCGAACGGGTGGTCAGGGCGCGCGGACGGATCGTCCCGACGTCGCCGACCATCGTGGTGCAGCCGCTCGAGCTCGCCACCGTGCGCTCGATCCTGGTGCGCGACGGCGAGGTCGTGCGCAAGGGCCAGCTGCTCGCCGCCCTCGATCCGACCTTCCAGGCCGCCGACGTCCAGCGCCTGTTCCAGGAGCGCGCCCATCTCTCCGCCGAGGTGGCCCGGCTCGAGGCCGAACTCGCCGGCGCTGCCTACACCCCCGCCACCGACGACGCCTGGGCGGCGGTGCAGCGGGCGCTCTACGACGCCCGCGCCGCCGAGCACCGCGCCGCGCTGGCCCGCTACGACGAGAAGCTCGCCGCGGTCGGCCACAGCATCGCCAAGACGGAGAAGGAACTCGGCTACTACCGCGAGCGGCTCGGCCTCTTCAACGAGGTCGAGGCGATGCGCACGACGCTCGAGGAGAAGAAGGTCGGCTCGCGGCTGCAGAGCCTGATCGCCACCGACAGCCGGCTCGAGATGGAGCGCAACGTCGCCGACGCCGCCGGCGTGATCGAGGCCTCCCGCCACGAGATGGAATCGCTGCGCTCCGAGCGGGTGGTCTACGAGAAGGGCCGGATCGCGGAGATCGCCCGCGACCTCGCCGACAAGCGCATCGCGCTCGACCGTGCCACCGAGGAGAGCGCCAAGGCGGCGCGCCGGCGCGACCTCGTCGAGCTGCGCGCCGTCGAGGACGCGGTGGTGCTGCAGGTCGGCACCTTCTCGGTGGGCTCGGTGGTGCAGCCGGCCGAGAAGCTGATCACCATGATGCCGCTCGGCACCACGCTCGAGATCGACGCCAACCTCGCCGCCGACGATCAGGGCGTGGTCAGGGTCGGCGACGAGGTCGCGGTCAAGTTCGACGCGTGGTCCTTCGCCGAGCACGGTTCGGC
This genomic interval from Oharaeibacter diazotrophicus contains the following:
- a CDS encoding glycosyltransferase family 4 protein, producing the protein MRRRAVIHWGISSFFGWGIYGLNLALNWSADPAIEPLCSFPIDENQVVVDALKRRQLAPFLAGSASLQTQIARYAGGEVAVDVPLLAALGNDFAVPKAAGDVRLNGRPTVGVVFFEIPQLSEQARANARALPLIVTGSTWNERILREWGVDHVRTVIQGVDPTVFHPAPRAGILGDRFKVFSGGKLELRKGQDLVLAAFRIFAERHPDALLVTAWHSPWYQFAKAIDLSRRVAPVVYAGDKVDVPGWARACGIRDDQFVDLGAVPNAFVPPILREMDVALFPNRSEGGTNLVAMEAMACGVPTILSANTGHLDLIEPGNCFALERQNPVSGPGAGVGATPGWGDSDLDEIVAALETAYSDREDARRRGAAGAETMHRFTWADTARGMRDIVLSL
- a CDS encoding peptidase domain-containing ABC transporter; this encodes MDAALAAFAVIAERQGAALSAARLAVRHGVDGPVATDRLVRIAEAEGFRARAAKLDFAHLAGLGEAYPVLLRLTDGSTLIAEGFVRNDRVEAVMVRDPAAPTAPMVAVDAVRLGALWDGETVFLRRRHDVTAEDRPFGLGWMAGMVLRERRLFRDVAIAALVLSVLTLVPPFLYMIVIDKVLVHHRTETLLATFGVVLVVLGFETVLGYLRRAMVATATQRIDARIQVQMFDRLVGLPIDFFDRTATGLVAYKLGEVRRIRGFLTGQLFTTLLDATTLVVLIPAMILLDATLAAFVIAVSLVMAVIVFLYIRPMAGAYQRVLETEHKKNAFLIEAIHGARTVKSLALETRKRREWDVRVAASVRAQTALQNLANQPQTLLAPLERLIYAGSLALGGWMAIHDDKAMFAGTLVAFTMIATRATQPIVQIAALMQQVQEVRGAVAQVASVVNVAPEPRRSGGARPEMSGEISFTDVRFFYPDARTPALDGVSFAIEPGTVVGIMGRSGSGKTTVTRLLQGLHQGYEGLVKFDGVELREIDLDHLRSKMGVVLQESFLFQGSIRDNILAAAPDAGVQAMIDAARLAGAEEFVERLPRSYDTPIEENGSNLSGGQRQRLAIARALVTDPPILVFDEATSALDPESEAIVNANLRRIAHGRTVIVISHRLTSLVDCDQILVMDKGRVIDAGRHGDLLARSDVYRHLWFQQNRHLSRDDADDHGHATAHARG
- a CDS encoding HlyD family type I secretion periplasmic adaptor subunit; the protein is MTTVTRPRTRAADAAALAAITDFQSDTAEIIAEKVPLVTRITLHVIALMVATAIALATVVPIERVVRARGRIVPTSPTIVVQPLELATVRSILVRDGEVVRKGQLLAALDPTFQAADVQRLFQERAHLSAEVARLEAELAGAAYTPATDDAWAAVQRALYDARAAEHRAALARYDEKLAAVGHSIAKTEKELGYYRERLGLFNEVEAMRTTLEEKKVGSRLQSLIATDSRLEMERNVADAAGVIEASRHEMESLRSERVVYEKGRIAEIARDLADKRIALDRATEESAKAARRRDLVELRAVEDAVVLQVGTFSVGSVVQPAEKLITMMPLGTTLEIDANLAADDQGVVRVGDEVAVKFDAWSFAEHGSARGIVRSISADSFTPKEGDGRSFFLAKIDIVDETLRDVPADFRLVPGMPLTADIDVGTHTLLRAIVGSTFKTLDGGFSEP